gaaagagcTACGGCCCgttgattccaccagaccaaaaaccacaccaaactgtccaTTTaggaaaatttggaaatttgtaccaaaaaatttgtttttttgttcaaagtctgtcaaaaatacaaattttaatttttttttcgtcaaATAACGAGATTTATCCATGAactaacgaaatatttttagtttttttgattttagatgaacCAATAATGAGTTGTTCACGGCAAGAGCATTTTATTTTGAGACTTCAAAGGAAATGAAACGGCTAAGTTTTcggaattttcaaataaaaatttcataatatactgttaaatatgtatctttgatATTCTCaattgtttaaatgaaatatatgattgtatatattaaaaaaatagtaaaaataaactttttttgaacCTCTTAAACGTACCTAACCCCATAACACACTCTTTACTCCGCGGTAGAAGAGGGGTATCATACATACAATGTGTTTATAACCGATTGCATTCGTTATTACTGCTGGTGTATTAGGTTTGTACTTCGTGATAAAGGTGAAAGAAAGTGAAGTATAATTGGTGGAGGTCCTCTACCATTTTCTCTTATTGTTTACATAAGCAGGTGCTAGCATATCTGGAAAATATATGCCTAAAACCTTTAAGCCACAATTCATCTaatcctaattaaattatcttctTTTGAGTATTCTGTACTACTTAAGTACCCTGGAGACGGTCAAATAATTACGTTAAGCATTGTGTGAGTGAAGTCTCGTACGCAAGCgttcaaataaacaagttaatcattattttatatttgcactCACATCGTTCGGTTGTCATGTCATCTTTGGAAAACGATTTACTTTTATTAGGGTCTGCTGCAATTTTATGGGGGAAAAATAACTGTATGTAATTTCTAAAATTCCTTAATACTGGTGGCGGCAATAATAAACTTACATTCAGTGAGAATTAAAGCattctgatttttttaaatttatatacaatttttaaaactatcttaactaattaaatatatgtgttgGCACCAACGCACATGTTTATATTTGAACATACTCCAGAGCGACAAAAGTGACTGCTGGAAAGGTGACCGCATCTTGTATTCGTGTCGTGTTCGTTAACTAAGTGTCATTGTAGCCGGTACAtaatcttcttcttctttttcattTACTTCATCTTCGTGTTTCAAAAGGGGTTCGATTACTTCTTCTCCGTTCTCATCTTCAAGCGCTTCAAAATGTGAGGCTGTTGGAGGAGAAAAACGCCATTGGATTTCCCCTCTTgattccatttttttttgtgttttttgaggGAGTAGTAAAATTTTCCATTTGTGTTTCTATTTCAAGATACTCTGGTGTACCTTCATTCGAATtctctttttcttcttttacttCTGCTGTTTCATCCGATTCGGTTGGTTCTTCCTCAGTTTCAGAAGATAGATAGAAAATTGGaacgtttttaaatatttttgattccAAATCATAGCGGTAATAAATTTCGGGCTGTTCTTCTATAATATATTCTTCCAACATCACATCCCGTTGCAGAGACCGGTAAGTAATTTCGGGATCTTCTTCTTGTAatctttttttacaattttcaagcTCCTGAAAACATTCCGCAACaattacaaaatacaaattctTAACTTTCAGAGAGAATTCTGTTAGGTACTTTGTGTGAAAGAAATACAATTTCCAAAGTTTGATGTGATCACTTTTAATTATTCTTTCATTGCTGAGATCATCCATAACTTTTCTGAGGTGTTCAATTTTCCTCTTGAAAATGGAGATTTTGCCATTCAACACGGTATCCGTTTCTAATCGGGCGTTTGCCTTGGTTTCATCATTTTTAAAACGGCTTATATGATGAAATTATACTGCGGGAATATACACCtgtcttattgttttttttaatttgcctatAGTTTATCAGGGCTTTTTTATGCATGGTTTGTAAATACAGGTCTGGTTCtttttttatataggtatatatcttATTTTGGCCGAGTTCTTTATTtatgctcgaaggaccaatgttaTATATGGCCTGTATGCCTATCAAAAGGACTTTTAATTATTGGTTTGTTAGAGCAAATTATGTATATAGTCTGTTTGCTTCTCAAGCAGgacttcttatttttatattgcttgcattttttttaatgacaagGCTTATTTTGACTGAACTCTTTATCCGGCTCAAAGGACCAAAGTTAGTAActgtatgtaattttaaataattaagttcattaaattttatcatcaccccaacaaaatattttatatcataaaaattaagcaaatccaaaaatgtaaataatattatataatattgtgacgaatatagatgatagaacaaaatcgaatgaacgataaactgccagaagcaactagttaccgaattcgtagttgccagaatgttctagaagcaatgttttgttacagatttactatataagggctgccggattgtgcagcaaacacagttctagttaaagtgatgtcgtgataagagcaattaagctataagtaagaagttgtaagcttgaataacgagcaataagtgttaagttgttggaattagaaataaagataagtgtgtagccattaaattgggacttttatttaacaatccagtgatcgaactcaagagtgagttacaggtagacgatttatcgagaaatccgttacaattggtgtcagaagtgggattgtcaaataaattcccaaggagataattatttaaaaatggccaagtttaacgatctgaagattccacaactgaaaaaggagctggaacaacgtggtttggcgacaaatggattaaaaactgaattacaatcacggttgagagaggccatggaggcggaaaacattaatgttgaggaatatgtctttcacatggcattagaagaagagacaacaaagatagaagaaaaggaagaggctcaatgctcgtcaaagatggtggacatgaacatgcttttttctgcaatatcgcagacggggacgcaaatgtcgacacaatttaaagagcaggatacacgtatgtctcagatgtcaacgcaaatgtcgacacaatttaaagagcaggatacacgtatgtctcagatgtcaacgcagttagaaacgcgattgtcaacgcatttggaagagctgttcgcagcgcaacatgcacgtttttcagcacagttgtcagcaccgaaagagctcgacgtgcatatgtcagcgcaggtatcctcacagttggaagaggaggaagcatgtgaaccaggatcttcacagtatgaagagcaagaagtttgtataccagcaaaagtgtcttcgcagtcggaagaactgaacgggcgcatgccagcgcaggtgtcctcacagtcggaagaggaggaagcgtgtgtaccagtacaagggtcctcacagtcgaaagagcgggaactgcgtatgtcagggcaggtgttctcacagttgcaagaggaggaagcgtgtgtaccagtacaagggtcctcacagtcgaaagagctggaactgcgtatgtcagggcaggtgttctcacagttgcaagaggaggaagcgtgtgaaccagtaaaaggttcctcacagttagaagagcaagaagcttggataccagcacaagtgtccttacagttggaagagcaggaagcgtgtataccatcacaggtggaagatcagcataaaaatgaacctgaaacggatgactctgtgcaagaagatccagaattggaaggtgcattacataaggtggagttgaaccaatgtacaacgattggagaaataactacaagaaggccagtcacaaaatcatattggacagaacggagcagtttaaagttagtgtatggctgcttgcatcgagtatggaaaagcgaaaatgggcaatccttccgagtacttatggttgttccaagggttggaattcctgatgttcttaacgtgcagtacaaatgtccaagaggagggcacttgagagacatgaaatccttggagcatttgaagcaaaggttttattggactggttgtcaatcagctataggaaggattgcgaaatatgctgagaacattgtagctaaaggatcaaggtccaggagtcatgggcagatgaaacagcacaattcgcgtgcgccagttgagaaaataggcgtgtatgaagatggtccattcccaaccaataaattaggaaataatcatgttttggtagtcaaggaccatttcaatgaatggccacaagtatacacaattcctaaccaagagactgaaccagtggcggaggcattcatcaacaagtgggtaacgagattcggtgttccaatggagttacgttctgatcaagaatggaatctcaagtcagctttaagtcaagggatgtaccagaaactgagtatccggaaaacggatggaattaactccaagcAGAGAAGaacggctaacgatgtcagcaccagcctagaagacgagatgggggacataaaagctttgtgtttggtatcgcaaatatgtctaatcgggacgatcagacttaggtggagggcagtgtgacgaatatagatgatagaacaaaatcgaatgaacgataaactgccagaagcaactagttaccgaattcgtagttgccagaatgttctagaagcaatgttttgtcaCAGATTTACTAtctaagggctgccggattgtgcagcaaacacagttctagttaaagtgttgtcgtgataagagcaattaagctataagtaagaagttgtaGCAAT
The sequence above is drawn from the Bactrocera oleae isolate idBacOlea1 chromosome 5, idBacOlea1, whole genome shotgun sequence genome and encodes:
- the LOC106620343 gene encoding apoptotic chromatin condensation inducer in the nucleus — encoded protein: MAKFNDLKIPQLKKELEQRGLATNGLKTELQSRLREAMEAENINVEEYVFHMALEEETTKIEEKEEAQCSSKMVDMNMLFSAISQTGTQMSTQFKEQDTRMSQMSTQMSTQFKEQDTRMSQMSTQLETRLSTHLEELFAAQHARFSAQLSAPKELDVHMSAQVSSQLEEEEACEPGSSQYEEQEVCIPAKVSSQSEELNGRMPAQVSSQSEEEEACVPVQGSSQSKERELRMSGQVFSQLQEEEACVPVQGSSQSKELELRMSGQVFSQLQEEEACEPVKGSSQLEEQEAWIPAQVSLQLEEQEACIPSQVEDQHKNEPETDDSVQEDPELEGALHKVELNQCTTIGEITTRRPVTKSYWTERSSLKLVYGCLHRVWKSENGQSFRVLMVVPRVGIPDVLNVQYKCPRGGHLRDMKSLEHLKQRFYWTGCQSAIGRIAKYAENIVAKGSRSRSHGQMKQHNSRAPVEKIGVYEDGPFPTNKLGNNHVLVVKDHFNEWPQVYTIPNQETEPVAEAFINKWVTRFGVPMELRSDQEWNLKSALSQGMYQKLSIRKTDGINSKQRRTANDVSTSLEDEMGDIKALCLVSQICLIGTIRLRWRAV